A window from Chrysemys picta bellii isolate R12L10 chromosome 20, ASM1138683v2, whole genome shotgun sequence encodes these proteins:
- the PRCC gene encoding proline-rich protein PRCC — MSLVAYGSSDEESEAEEASGEEEEAPPVQPPPGRGLFSALPPPKLPLLPPHQLLGSGFPLLPPPHGGPPPPFMLGPPPGVRGFSTPPPGMSPAQASALGLGLPEPAALGSLGGEQPRLGGLPLPPPRDPAGLNLPPPAMASAAPPGAGAGSGLPKPKKRIAAPELHKGDSDSEEDEPAKKKNSLQGLSEGTGLSALLPQPKNLTVKETNRLLLPYAFSRKAAENAPESKPAKAPTSSSKPKPLSKPAVATTPSPSAIKAAAKSAALQVTKQITQEEDDSDEELEPENFFSLSDKSEPSVVSADTYVYSGTVVTEDLPPGTEPEPEFQDAAANAPLEFKTAAGSSTTQHSWAPKPGEDYGNQPYNQFPGYSDANAPGAYYQDYYTSGYYPEMDPALGPPQEMGTDSSFMDDEAFKRLQGKRNRGREEINFVEIKGDDQLSGAQQWMTKSLTEEKTMKSFSKKKGEQPTGQQRRKHQITYLIHQAKERELELKNTWSENKLSRRQTQAKYGF; from the exons ATGTCCCTGGTGGCCTATGGCAGCAGTGATGAGGAGAGCGAGGCGGAGGAGGCCTCCGGCGAGGAAGAGGAGGCCCCCCCCGTCCAGCCCCCCCCGGGCCGGGGGCtcttctctgccctgccccctcccaagctccccctgctgcccccccaccagcTTCTGGGCTCCggcttccccctgctgcccccgccccacgggGGGCCGCCCCCGCCCTTCATGCTGGGCCCCCCCCCCGGAGTCAGGGGCTTCAGCACCCCGCCCCCAGGCATGAGCCCTGCCCAggcctctgctctggggctgggcctgcctgagccagcagccttggggagcctggggggggagcagcccaggctgggggggctcccgctgcccccgcccaggGACCCCGCcggactgaatctcccccctccTGCCATGGCCTCGGCGGCTCcccccggggccggggccggttcGGGCCTCCCCAAGCCGAAGAAGAGGATTGCGGCGCCCGAGCTGCACAAGGGGGAT tCAGATTCAGAGGAAGATGAACCGGCAAAGAAGAAAAATTCTCTTCAG GGACTCAGCGAGGGCACTGGCTTGTCTGCTTTGCTTCCTCAACCCAAAAACTTGACGGTGAAAGAGACAAACCGGTTGCTTTTGCCCTATGCTTTCTCGAGGAAAGCGGCAGAAAACGCCCCTGAGTCGAAGCCAGCTAAGGCTCCAACCTCCTCCTCCAAGCCAAAACCTCTGTCCAAGCCCGCGGTGGCCACGACTCCTTCGCCATCCGCCATCAAGGCGGCTGCCAAGAGTGCTGCCCTACAGGTGACCAAGCAGATCACCCAGGAGGAGGACGACAGTGACGAAGAGCTCGAGCCAGAGAACTTCTTTTCTTTGTCTGACAAAAGTGAGCCCAGCGTGGTCAGCGCGGACACGTATGTGTATTCCGGCACCGTGGTGACAGAGGATCTGCCCCCTGGGACGGAGCCGGAGCCTGAATTCCAGGATGCTGCCGCTAATGCCCCTCTGGAGTTCAAGACGGCTGCGGGTTCAAGCACCACTCAGCACAGCTGGGCCCCCAAGCCCGGAGAAGACTATGGCAACCAGCCATATAACCAGTTCCCTGGCTACAGCGATGCCAATGCTCCCGGGGCATACTATCAG GATTACTACACCAGTGGCTATTACCCAGAGATGGATCCAGCCCTTGGACCACCACAGGAGATGGGCACCGACTCGTCCTTCATGGATGATGAAGCG TTCAAGCGTCTCCAAGGTAAGCGGAACCGTGGGAGGGAAGAGATCAACTTTGTGGAGATCAAAGGGGATGATCAGCTGAGTGGAGCCCAGCAATGGATGACCAAATCCTTAACAGAGGAGAAGACCATGAAATCATTCAGCAAG aaaaaaggAGAGCAGCCCACAGGACAGCAGAGACGAAAACACCAGATCACGTACCTGATCCACCAG GCGAAGGAGCGAGAGTTGGAACTGAAAAATACGTGGTCCGAAAACAAACTCAGCCGGCGTCAGACCCAAGCCAAATACGGATTTTAG
- the SH2D2A gene encoding SH2 domain-containing protein 2A, with the protein MQREREEDLSVPLPPADIAARVSELGPPQGMDSPLKEGPRTGADVWDNQGPLLFSTFKPNGLSKDDNADELPQLDGASAGLSRAPAGAQKEKQPPGSQREQGTYTTAPLSSWPAASAKLSWSLLGDPAHGVETRARLGPGLDPPEAPSALQARTRAWFERTQASRIRQQGELPPWFHGFISRRDTEQLLQEKPLGSFLIRFSESTVGFVLSYRGRDRCRHFILDQLEDECYVILGEDSAHAELQGLLQHYTTAPVTPYYEFLTAPCPRSDKSRESGGIPAGAEAGSGAPPEPANVPPAAGSQAYSLVLRQPQAPGQQTHPCPLAAGQRNEGCPSKEAPCSVPPLPAKAGPAQRPSSPMQEAGASADPYAHVSKAPVPTEQPTPAQPAEAKYQQLMRFHTYAEPREGFPSPERRIYYEPDEPIPFYAMGRGSLPSPDPENVYAEVELAGRPRPQALPRVLQDTASTLPRGSSRPPAEPSPGHRRLLRSMSGQGSRRRRLPAALTAEGDRGRPSGPSSETPLEFDDLVYSRKPASLTRPAATRGKEGLENIYELISGDHPSLHASGSSNS; encoded by the exons GGGCTGACGTCTGGGACAATCAGGGACCCCTCCTCTTCAGCACATTTAAACCCAACGGTCTCAGCAAAGACGACAACGCGGATGAGCTGCCCCAGCTGGACGGCGCCAGTGCTGGGCTCAGCAGAGCGCCAGCCGGGGCCCAGAAGGAGAAGCAGCCTCCTGGCTCTCAGAGGGAGCAAGGCACCTATACCACG GCCCCTCTCAGCTCGTGGCCGGCGGCCAGCGCCAAGCTGAGCTGGTCTCTGCTCGGGGACCCCGCGCATGGAGTGGAGACGCGGGCGAGGCTGGGGCCCGGCCTGGACCCTCCCGAGGCCCCGTCGGCGCTGCAGGCCCGAACCCGGGCGTGGTTCGAGCGAACGCAGGCGAGCCGGATccgccagcagggggagctgccgCCCTGGTTTCACGGCTTCATCAGCAGGAG GGACacggagcagctgctgcaggagaaGCCACTGGGCTCTTTTCTGATTCGCTTCAGTGAAAGCACGGTGGGATTTGTCTTGTCGTACAG GGGCAGAGATCGCTGCCGGCACTTCATCCTCGACCAGCTGGAAGACGAGTGCTACGTGATCCTAGGAGAGGACAGCGCCCACGCTGAGCTCCAGGGTCTGCTTCAGCACTACACCACCGCCCCCGTCACCCCCTACTATGAGTTCCTGACAGCACCGTGCCCCAGG AGCGACAAGAGCCGAGAGAGTGGTGGGATCCCGGCTGGAGCCGAAGCAGGGTCCGGCGCCCCACCCGAGCCAGCAAAtgtccccccagcagcaggcagcCAAGCATACAGCCTGGTTCTCAGACAGCCCCAGGCGCCCGGCCAACAGACCCACCCCTGCCCGCTGGCTGCAGGGCAAAGGAACGAGGGATGCCCTTCCAAGGAG GCTCCCTGTTCCGTTCCCCCGCTCCCCGCCAAAGCTGGCCCCGCTCAGAGGCCGAGTAGCCCCATGCAAGAGGCAGGGGCCTCTGCAGATCCCTACGCCCACGTCAGCAAAGCGCCCGTCCCCACTGAGCAGCCCACGCCGGCCCAGCCCGCAGAGGCCAAGTACCAGCAGCTGATGCGCTTCCACACCTACGCCGAGCCCCGCGAGGGCTTCCCGTCCCCCGAACGCCGCATCTACTACGAACCCGACGAGCCCATCCCCTTCTATGCCATGGGGCGGGGCTCGCTGCCCAGCCCCGACCCCGAGAACGTCTACGCGGAGGTGGAGCTGGcgggccggccccggccccaggctCTACCCAGAGTCCTGCAGGACACGGCCTCCACCCTGCCTCGGGGCTCATCCAGACCTCCCGCCGAGCCGTCCCCAGGACACCGCAGGCTTCTCCGGAGCATgtcggggcaggggtcccggaggAGGCGGCTGCCTGCAGCTCTCACCGCCGAGGGGGACCGGGGGAGGCCGTCTGGGCCATCTTCGGAG ACCCCGCTGGAGTTTGATGACCTGGTTTACAGCAGGAAGCCAGCCAGCCTGACCAGACCAGCAGCCACCAGGGGAAaggaaggtctagaaaacatttaCGAGCTGATTTCTGGAGACCATCCTAGCCTGCACGCCTCGGGGAGCAGTAACTCCTAG